From the Phoenix dactylifera cultivar Barhee BC4 chromosome 10, palm_55x_up_171113_PBpolish2nd_filt_p, whole genome shotgun sequence genome, one window contains:
- the LOC103704947 gene encoding protein SIEVE ELEMENT OCCLUSION B-like, which translates to MATSAISAAQKMQLIKGERHLFSSSDDNIVMKQILATHSPDGRDVDARPLFHLVQDILQRATPTLIVTQMEDVEDTAHHPAVVGMLEALAYTIHRISSEMIYKCTSGSDAHATTLALFNMLSSYTWDAKVVLVLAAFAVNYGEFWLTAQLHTVNPLAKSVSLLKQVPDIIEHTDVLKPRFDTINNLIKAMVDVTRCIIEFRELPSEYISPESPDMSVAMAHIPTAAYWAIRSVVACAAQITMLIGLGHEYVSSTTDTWELSSLAHKVGNIHEHLTKQLALCHQHINEKKHVEAYQTLVRLFQTVHIDNMKILRAFLYSKDDLPLIDGTSKKRVGVDVLRRKIVMFFISDLDVPREELLVLVQIYNDTHQGKLERPYDIVWLPVVDRHHPWNKTKEETFNRLASMMPWYLLHDPSLLDPAVIKYVRDVWRFEKKPVLVVLDPQGKVVCPNALHMMWIWGTLAFPFTSNREEALWNEEIWRLEFLIDEIDPAILGWMGEGQYVCLYGGEDIDWIRRFTTLLRRAAQEAKIPLEMVYVGKSNPKERVKKVVATIAAEKLSGYWQDPVMVWFFWVRLESMWHSKMQHGKTIENDPIMQEVMTMLTFDGSDEGWALISRGSVEMVKAQGKKLIDCLSEFDNWKATVEQEGFIQAMTNALLPYHTTEHCTRLILPGDTAPITEKVACNECKRPMEKFTLYSCCND; encoded by the exons ATGGCGACGTCGGCAATATCGGCAGCACAGAAGATGCAACTAATTAAGGGAGAGCGCCACCTTTTCTCATCGTCGGACGATAATATTGTGATGAAGCAAATCCTGGCCACGCATTCTCCTGATGGCCGTGATGTCGATGCGAGGCCATTGTTCCACCTCGTCCAGGACATCCTGCAACGAGCGACTCCTACTCTTATAGTG ACTCAGATGGAGGATGTGGAAGACACAGCACATCATCCTGCAGTTGTTGGAATGCTCGAAGCGCTTGCATACACCATCCACAGGATTTCTAGCGAG ATGATATACAAGTGCACCAGTGGCAGTGATGCCCATGCAACAACACTGGCCTTGTTCAACATGTTGTCAAGCTACACATGGGATGCAAAGGTTGTCTTAGTCCTAGCAGCCTTTGCAGTGAACTATGGGGAGTTCTGGCTGACAGCCCAGCTTCATACTGTCAATCCCCTTGCGAAATCTGTGTCTCTACTTAAGCAAGTCCCTGATATTATTGAGCACACTGATGTTCTTAAGCCGCGATTCGACACCATCAACAACCTTATCAAGGCCATGGTGGATGTCACAAGGTGCATCATTGAGTTCAGGGAGCTCCCCTCAGAATACATCTCCCCCGAGTCCCCGGACATGTCGGTGGCCATGGCGCATATCCCTACCGCCGCCTACTGGGCCATTAGAAGTGTTGTAGCTTGTGCTGCTCAGATCACTATGCTTATTGGCCTTGGCCACGA GTACGTGAGCTCCACCACTGATACATGGGAATTGTCGAGTTTAGCTCACAAagttggcaacattcatgaacaCCTTACTAAGCAACTTGCCCTGTGCCATCAACATATTA ATGAGAAGAAGCACGTTGAGGCTTATCAGACACTTGTGCGACTCTTTCAAACTGTCCACATTGATAACATGAAGATCCTTAGGGCATTCTTATACTCGAAGGATGATCTTCCCCTCATTGATGGTACGAGCAAGAAAAGAGTCGGTGTTGATGTGCTGAGAAGGAAGATTGTTATGTTCTTCATCTCGGACCTCGACGTCCCCCGTGAAGAACTCTTAGTTCTTGTTCAGATATACAACGACACTCACCAAGGGAAGCTCGAGAGGCCCTACGATATCGTCTGGTTGCCGGTCGTTGACAGGCACCATCCATGGAACAAAACCAAGGAGGAGACCTTCAATCGCTTGGCATCCATGATGCCATGGTATTTGCTGCACGACCCTTCGCTGCTCGACCCAGCTGTGATCAAATACGTCAGGGATGTGTGGCGCTTCGAGAAGAAGCCGGTGCTGGTGGTGTTGGATCCTCAGGGGAAGGTTGTGTGTCCTAACGCCCTCCACATGATGTGGATATGGGGCACTCTGGCCTTTCCTTTTACCAGTAACAGGGAGGAGGCTCTTTGGAATGAGGAGATTTGGCGGCTTGAATTCCTCATCGATGAAATCGATCCTGCAATACTGGGATGG ATGGGAGAAGGCCAGTACGTTTGCCTATATGGAGGCGAGGACATCGACTGGATTCGAAGGTTTACTACACTCCTGAGGCGTGCGGCACAGGAGGCAAAGATCCCCTTAGAGATGGTATATGTGGGGAAGAGCAATCCAAAGGAGCGAGTGAAGAAAGTCGTGGCGACGATCGCTGCGGAGAAGCTCAGTGGCTACTGGCAAGACCCGGTGATGGTGTGGTTCTTCTGGGTGAGGCTGGAGAGCATGTGGCACTCCAAGATGCAGCACGGCAAAACCATCGAGAATGACCCCATCATGCAAGAGGTGATGACGATGCTCACCTTCGACGGCAGCGACGAGGGCTGGGCCCTCATCAGCCGGGGCTCGGTGGAGATGGTAAAGGCCCAAGGCAAGAAGCTCATCGACTGCCTCTCGGAGTTCGACAATTGGAAAGCAACTGTGGAGCAGGAAGGCTTCATCCAAGCGATGACAAATGCATTGCTGCCATACCACACCACTGAGCATTGCACTCGTCTCATCCTTCCCGGCGACACCGCCCCGATCACGGAGAAGGTGGCTTGCAACGAGTGCAAGCGTCCCATGGAGAAGTTCACCCTCTACAGCTGCTGCAATGACTGA